GAAGGGACACTGGGTCTGATAACCTCTGCAACCCTCAAGCTGATACCCAAGCCAAAGGCAAGGGCAACCGCACTGGCGCTCTTTGACAGACTTGAGCATGTGGGCAGGGCGGTTACAAAGATATTCACCTCTGGCATATTCCCCTCCGCCCTTGAGTTTATGGATGAGGATGCCATAAGGGCTGTGGAGGACTACAAGCCAGTGGGACTGCCAAAGGTATCAGCACTGCTTCTCATAGAGGTGGATGGCTCACCTCAGAGCGTGCAGGAGGATATAAGGGATATTAAAGAGCTGCTTCATTCCATGGGAGTGGAGGTAAGGACTGCAAACAGCAGGGAAGAAGAGGAAAGGCTCTGGAGTGCAAGAAAAAGCCTGGGGCCGGCCCTTGGAAACCTGAGAACAGGCAAAATAAACGAGGACATAGTAATTCCGAGAATACATCTCTCAGAAGCAATTCCAGAGTTCAGGAAGGTTGCAAAGAAATACGACCTTCTAATGGTCATATTTGGACACATAGGAGACGGGAACCTTCATGTGAACCTGCTCTATGACAAAGCTAACAGAGAAGAGGAAGAAAGGGCAGAGAAGGCAGTGGACGAGGTTTTTGAAATTGCCCTCAGATACAACGGCTCCATAACGGGAGAGCATGGCGTTGGGCTCACAAAGAAGAAGTTTCTCCAGTGGCAGTTTGGAAATGCGGGATATGAACTGCTCAAAGGTATAAAGAGGCTCTTTGACCCCAAAAACCTTTTTAATCCGGGTAAAGTGGTGGAGCTTGAACCATGATAAGGGTCCTATTGATGCTTACGATGCTTGCAGGTCTAAGCAATGCAAGCGATGAGTTTGTGAAAGGCCTCGTGGATAAGCTTATGGAAAAGGGGCAGTCAGCATGGTGGTGGGATTCTAAGTGGTGGGATGAGGGCTACATAGAAAATGTGCCCAACTACAGGGTGAGAGTGGAAACCGCTGTAGTTAAGAAAAGAGATGTGGAAGTGCCCGTCTTCATATACAGGCCAGATGACAGGGAAAGGTATCCAGGAGTTCTTTTTATACATGGAAGGCGTGGGCTTGACGACCTGTTTAAACTTCATGCAAAAAGGCTTGCCAGCAAGGGGTTTGTTGTGATAGCGCCAGACCTCTACACTGGCAGGCTTATACCCCAGTTTCCCATAGAGCATGACCCCGTGCTTGAGGAGGACCTTGATGCAGTCCTGGTGTATGCCCTTAACAGAGATGACTTAAAAGGAAAAAGAATCTGTGCCTACGGACTTACAAGGGGTGGATACTACGCTATCAGGCTTCTCGTGACCTTTAAAAGGCAGGAGAAGAACATAGCCTGCTTTGTGGCCTACTATCCCCATATGCAAAACCCCAACGCCCCAGAGCCTGAACAGGTTTACCGCTACGCCCCAGAGTGGGAAAGCCTTAGAATACCCACCCTGATACTTGTGGGTGAAAATGAGCAGTATCAGAGGATAAGACCTGCGCTTGTGGCGGTAGAACACCTCAGGGCAAAGGGCGTGCCTATATGGATACTGGTTTACCCGGGCGTGGGAAGGGGCTTTGACTTCAGACTTGACAGGAGAACCTTTGCCGATGACCTGGCATCAAAGGATGCTCTTATAAGGTCTTCACTTTTCATGAAGAGGCACCTTGAGAAGGAATAGCCTTTAAAGCCCTGTGGAATATCTCTCTATCTCCCCTGTATTTCAGCAACCTCTCCACCTCTTCAGCAGGGAAAAACTTTGCATCCTTCACCTCCCAGGATGGCTCCGGCTCCCCATCCACATACGCCATAAGATAGTAAACAACGCTCTTTCTTATCTTCTCCCCCTCCCTCACATACCAGTAGTTTATCTTACCAAGCTCTGAAATTATCTTCCCCCTTACTCCTGTCTCTTCGTAAACTTCCCTGACTGCAGTATCCTCTGGCTTTTCTCCTTCTTCCACAAGACCTTTGGGAAAAGTCCACACATCAGAAGGATTCTTGATAAGCAGAATCTGTCCTTCCCTAATAAGCACACCTCCCGCAGAGAATTCCTCCTTCACGGAAGCACCTCCACCCTTCCCCTTGAGAGGACCCTTCCCCTCAGCATTCTGTCCTCCCTCCTTATGCGTATTACTTTCCCAACTCCGCCAGTATCCACAGCCACTGCCTGAAAGCCCACCTCAATGGAACCGCTCCTGTAAACAGCCTCCACAGCCTCACCAGCCTTCACCGCAGGAACTTCCTTCAGCAGGGACCTTCTGAGTATGGTCCCCTTTGTTATGCGGGTTGAAGCCACAAAGTTCCCAAAATCCTCGGGGCTGAGCCTCAGGTCTGAGGGTATGGTCTTCATCAGTCTCTCCTCCACCCTGAAATGCTCAGGTCTTATTGGACTTCCCTGTGGTATGTCCTCAAGGGCTATGTAGACCTTTGCCTTCCAAAGGGCATCTATGATAGCCTGATACCTTTCTCTGCCCGAATAGAGGTATGCAACTGCCCTGCTTCTGCCGTATTCCATATCCAGCTCAACCCTCTCAATTTCCATGCCTCTGGGAGAGGGTATCCTGACCTTCTGAACCTTCACGCTATCGCCGAAGCGCCTGTATACCTCTGACTCCACGAGCCTTTCAGGACTTGCAAAGGCAAGGCATAGGGCAAACAGAAGGCTAAGAAGCCACATGCATTGTCTGCATCAGTTCTCTTATAAGGGTTGCCGGCTCCACTTCCTTTGGACACACCAGGTTGCACTTGTTGCAGGAAAGGCAGTGATAAAGGTTTCCTTCCCTTACCGCCTGATAGGCTCTTAGCTCTTTGTTTTCCTCCCTCGGGTCTTCGTAGAACCTGAAAAGTTTGGCAAAAAACAGAGGACCCGCATAGTTCTCTTCAAGCACCTGTGGGCAGAAGGACTGACAGGCAAGGCATAGAATGCAGTCCGCAGAATTCTCTATCTTTCTGCTAAGTTCTGGCTCTATTCTCGGGTCTTTGCTCTGCTCTTTTATCCAGAGTCGCATGCTCTTGATTTTCCCCACAACCTCTTCGTTGTCCACAACCAGGTCTTTTATTACCCTGAAGTTCCTTATGGGTTCTATGAGCACTTCCTCACCGAAAAGGGCATAGGGCAGTGCCTGCTCCTTGCAGGCAAGCCTGGGAAAGCCATTCACAATTATGGTGCAGGTTCCACATATGCCTGCCCTGCAAAAGTGTCTGAAGCTGAGCGTTGGGTCAAGGTCTTCTTTTATTCTCTGAAGCGCCATAAGAAGGGTCATACCCTCCTGATAGGGAACTTCAAAGGTCTGATAGTAGGATTTTCCAGAATCTTCCTGCCTCTTTATCTTCAGCCTTAAAACCATGGTTAAATAATGTATTCTATTGTGTATGCTGGTCAAGCACTTTGAGAGCAGGGAGGCCTTCTACAGATTCCTCAAGGAGAAAATGGGTGTTTTTTTCAGAGAAGCCTACGAAAGGGCCTTTGAGGGGGTCTTCCATGTGATATATACGAAGGGGGTAAAGACTGAAGTTATTGTCCCTCTTGCAAAAAGAGCCTGCCTGCATGCCTTTTACAGTGAAGACTCTGTTGTCCTGTGTGGTTCAGAAACTCAGCTAAAGGATTTTTGCTCCCTTCTTGTTAAAGAGGACAGAAGCCTTGCCCTTGAAATCCTTCAGAAGCTCCAGAGCTACAGAAAGAGGTCCTTTAAGCTCCAGTTCAACCAGAAAATACTGCCCCTGGGTATAAAGACTGCGGTAATGGGCATTCTCAACATAACACCCGACTCCTTTTCTGACGGTGGTCTTTACCTTGAGCCTTCAAAGGCAATAGAGAGGGCGGTGCAGATGGTGGAAGAAGGTGCGGATATAATAGATATAGGAGCAGAGTCCACAAGGCCAGGCTCTGAGAGAATAAGCGCAGAGGAGGAGCTCAGAAGGCTTATCCCTGTGCTGAAGGAAGTAAGAAAAGAGCTCCCCAATGTCTGGATTTCCATAGATACATACAAGGCGAAGGTGGCACAGGCATGCCTTGAGGAGGGGGCAGACATAATAAACGATATAAGCGGTGGAACCTTTGACGGAGAGATGTTCAGGGTCGTGGCATCCTATGGCTGTCCTTACGTGCTCACGCATATAAAGGGAAGACCGGAGACATGGAGAGAAAAACCACCCGTCTACGAGGATGTAGTGGAGGAGATAGTGCTGTGGTTTGAGGAGAGGCTGAGGGCTCTGAAAGATACTGGCTATAATGGACAGGTAATCCTTGACCCGGGCATAGGCTTTGGGAAACTCCCTGAGCATAACGTGGAAATACTCAAGAGGTTTGAAGAGCTCAGAATATTGGGTCTTCCGCTTCTTGTGGGCGTCTCAAGAAAGTCCTTTATAGGTCTTGTGATGGAGGGGCTTCTCAGGAAGAAAACTGAGCCTGTGGAGAGGCTGTATGGCAGTCTGGGTGCCCTTGCACCTGCCGTAATCAAGGGGGCAAACATAGCAAGAGTCCACGATGTAAGACAGACAAGGGAGTTTCTGGCACTTCTTGACACGGTAAGAACGTATGGTGAATTTTAACTGGGAACTTATAAGGCTCTTTTCATGGAGAGACATTGTTGATATACTGGCAGTTTCTGCTTTTATTTATGGCATTCTGTATTTTCTAAGAATAACAAAGGGTCTTCAGATTTTCAGGGGAATTATGGTGCTTGCAGCCTTCTGGCTTCTTGCGGAGCTTCTCAGTCTGAGAACCCTTTCCTGGGTCTTTGAAAAGCTGTGGACTGTGGGGCTTTTTTCACTTGTGGTTATATTCCAGCCGGAGATAAGGAAAACGCTCAGCAGGCTTGGACAGAAGACAGGAATATCCGTAATAAAGCCTGTGGAGGAGAGGGTGGTGGACAGGGTGGTGAGGGCATGCTCCTTTCTCTCAGATAGACAGATAGGTGCGCTCATAGTGATTGAAAGGGGACAGAATGTGGAAGGCGTTGTAGAGGGTTGTGTCCTCATAGACAGCCTTGTATCTGTTGAGCTGCTGATAACCATATTCAACCCCATATCTCCATTGCACGACGGTGCGGTAGTGGTGAGGGGAGACAGAGTCCTCTATGCCTCTTGCATACTGCCCCTTTCAAAGTCCGCAGAACTCCCAAAGAAATACGGAACCAGGCACAGGGCTGCCCTGGGTATCTCGGAAGAAACGGATGCTCTGTGCGTGGTAGTTTCTGAAGAGACCGGAGAGATTTCCCTTGCTGTAGGTGGTAAGCTGCAGAGGAACCTTGACCCGGAAATGCTGAGAGAACTACTTTTAAAGGAGTTGAGAATTGAAAAGGCTTGAGGTCTTTTTATTCAGGGACTGGCAATACAAGATCCTTTCCCTTCTGATTGGCATAGCAATGTGGTTTTTTATCAATTTAGGGGAGAGGGTTCCCATGAGCATAGAAAGAAGCATTGAAGTTTACAACAGGGAGCAGGGCTACGACTACAGGCTTGAAAGGAAAAAGGCAAGGATAAGGCTCAGAGTGATGGAGAGGTTCGTTTCTGAGGAAATGCTGGAAGGAGCCAGCGCAGGCGTGAATGTGAAGGGCATGAGGGAAGGTGAATACACTCTCAAGGTAGAGACCAGAAATCTACCAAAATTTGTTGTATCTGTTGATAGGATTGAACCTGAGTACGTCAAGGTGAGAATAATAAAAGCCCCCGAAGGGGGCCAGTAGTCTTATCCGCAGGAGAAGGAACTACCGCAACCGCAGGAGCCAGAAACGTTGGGATTCCTTATGGTGAAGCCGCCACCCATAAAGTCC
The Aquificaceae bacterium genome window above contains:
- the folP gene encoding dihydropteroate synthase, whose amino-acid sequence is MLVKHFESREAFYRFLKEKMGVFFREAYERAFEGVFHVIYTKGVKTEVIVPLAKRACLHAFYSEDSVVLCGSETQLKDFCSLLVKEDRSLALEILQKLQSYRKRSFKLQFNQKILPLGIKTAVMGILNITPDSFSDGGLYLEPSKAIERAVQMVEEGADIIDIGAESTRPGSERISAEEELRRLIPVLKEVRKELPNVWISIDTYKAKVAQACLEEGADIINDISGGTFDGEMFRVVASYGCPYVLTHIKGRPETWREKPPVYEDVVEEIVLWFEERLRALKDTGYNGQVILDPGIGFGKLPEHNVEILKRFEELRILGLPLLVGVSRKSFIGLVMEGLLRKKTEPVERLYGSLGALAPAVIKGANIARVHDVRQTREFLALLDTVRTYGEF
- a CDS encoding dienelactone hydrolase family protein; this encodes MIRVLLMLTMLAGLSNASDEFVKGLVDKLMEKGQSAWWWDSKWWDEGYIENVPNYRVRVETAVVKKRDVEVPVFIYRPDDRERYPGVLFIHGRRGLDDLFKLHAKRLASKGFVVIAPDLYTGRLIPQFPIEHDPVLEEDLDAVLVYALNRDDLKGKRICAYGLTRGGYYAIRLLVTFKRQEKNIACFVAYYPHMQNPNAPEPEQVYRYAPEWESLRIPTLILVGENEQYQRIRPALVAVEHLRAKGVPIWILVYPGVGRGFDFRLDRRTFADDLASKDALIRSSLFMKRHLEKE
- the cdaA gene encoding diadenylate cyclase CdaA: MVNFNWELIRLFSWRDIVDILAVSAFIYGILYFLRITKGLQIFRGIMVLAAFWLLAELLSLRTLSWVFEKLWTVGLFSLVVIFQPEIRKTLSRLGQKTGISVIKPVEERVVDRVVRACSFLSDRQIGALIVIERGQNVEGVVEGCVLIDSLVSVELLITIFNPISPLHDGAVVVRGDRVLYASCILPLSKSAELPKKYGTRHRAALGISEETDALCVVVSEETGEISLAVGGKLQRNLDPEMLRELLLKELRIEKA
- a CDS encoding NUDIX hydrolase, which produces MKEEFSAGGVLIREGQILLIKNPSDVWTFPKGLVEEGEKPEDTAVREVYEETGVRGKIISELGKINYWYVREGEKIRKSVVYYLMAYVDGEPEPSWEVKDAKFFPAEEVERLLKYRGDREIFHRALKAIPSQGASS
- a CDS encoding FAD-linked oxidase C-terminal domain-containing protein gives rise to the protein MFGVLRKKPLDKLVEALGKEKVNTSLVERKLYSYDATPIPVERALPSAVVFPESHEDVVKLVKACYEEGIPIFPRGAGSGLTGGAVPTSERGVVVSFERMKRFEVNVDNATAEVQPGVITAQFQEYVERLGLFYPPDPSSFKYSTLGGNIAENAGGPRCLKYGVTREYVLGLTAVIKDGEAIKTGNPVIKDVAGYDITKLFVGSEGTLGLITSATLKLIPKPKARATALALFDRLEHVGRAVTKIFTSGIFPSALEFMDEDAIRAVEDYKPVGLPKVSALLLIEVDGSPQSVQEDIRDIKELLHSMGVEVRTANSREEEERLWSARKSLGPALGNLRTGKINEDIVIPRIHLSEAIPEFRKVAKKYDLLMVIFGHIGDGNLHVNLLYDKANREEEERAEKAVDEVFEIALRYNGSITGEHGVGLTKKKFLQWQFGNAGYELLKGIKRLFDPKNLFNPGKVVELEP
- a CDS encoding succinate dehydrogenase/fumarate reductase iron-sulfur subunit; this encodes MVLRLKIKRQEDSGKSYYQTFEVPYQEGMTLLMALQRIKEDLDPTLSFRHFCRAGICGTCTIIVNGFPRLACKEQALPYALFGEEVLIEPIRNFRVIKDLVVDNEEVVGKIKSMRLWIKEQSKDPRIEPELSRKIENSADCILCLACQSFCPQVLEENYAGPLFFAKLFRFYEDPREENKELRAYQAVREGNLYHCLSCNKCNLVCPKEVEPATLIRELMQTMHVAS
- the flgA gene encoding flagellar basal body P-ring formation chaperone FlgA — translated: MWLLSLLFALCLAFASPERLVESEVYRRFGDSVKVQKVRIPSPRGMEIERVELDMEYGRSRAVAYLYSGRERYQAIIDALWKAKVYIALEDIPQGSPIRPEHFRVEERLMKTIPSDLRLSPEDFGNFVASTRITKGTILRRSLLKEVPAVKAGEAVEAVYRSGSIEVGFQAVAVDTGGVGKVIRIRREDRMLRGRVLSRGRVEVLP